Genomic DNA from Candidatus Hydrogenedentota bacterium:
TGACTTCAATGCTGAAGTGGAACCCATTTCTAATCTCCTTTTTGTGATGAATCGCACAAATATTTATGAGGGGGCCGTTACCTATAGGCTGCGTCCTCAACACCTTCCTTTTTTATTTCAGAGAACTCTTCCCACTCCTCTATCCCCGTTTCCGCATTAATCAGCCTAAATGTATAGAGAATGTAGTCAGATTGACCTGTGGAAGAAGCTTGCGAAAGCCCCGTAAGCTCTCCCGTAAGAAAGTAATCGACTCCCGCCATAATACCTTCACCCGAAGACCCGACCATGCCCTCGCGCTTCATCTCTCGCTCTCTCTCCACCGCCTCTATCCGGTCACGTGCGACAAACTGAACCGCCCCCCTGCATTGGGTGTTAAGTAAGGCTTTTATACGTTTATTGAATATGTCCTTGTTGATTGGAAATCGCGTGTCGTTCACCACCGGAAGCAATCCTATAACCGGAGGAGTTTGGGCGTTGGCAATCGCGGGGGTTGAAAGAACAGACCTAGCCATCTTGTCGCTCACTTCCTGAAGATCCTGTGATCCCACCCCAGTGCCCTCACCCTTACTCGGCTGGCTCGGATCAACCCTGCGCGGACCTATGCCTCCGGGGTTGTCGACCCCTGATGTGGCGCAACCGCATATCATCGCAACAACCAGACACAACGCCAACGCGACCAAATTTCTCATGACCTTATTCACTCCTCTAAAACAGTTGGGACTCCCTGCAACACATGGCGACATTCACCATGAGATTCGCTCGCTTCTGCTGTTCTGCGTCTGGAAGGGTGCTCTCCCGATTCGCCCCTTCCGCCAAGGGGGAAAGAACGGGCATGTCTCCAGAGAGGCTCTCCCCCAAAAGCCTCGGCCTCCCAGAAGGAGCCGCCAGCGACCCGTCTGACCGCTCCCCCGCGCACCGGCAGTCCCCGGGAAAGAAATGCGAACCGATATATCCGCTGTGAGTGGCACACAGCCCCACGGGGACGGCTACTTTTTCCAAGAACCTCACCATACGCGCCAATTTAGCAGAATATATCCGCAATGTCAATAGGGAACGCCCATCCCTCCCGCCGGATACGGCGGGGAACGGAATCAGGCGCGTTGTGTTAACGCGCAGAGGAATTCATGCTGGCGAGAAAGGGATGCCCCTCACCCGCCAGGTAGGACGATCCTGCCGGGAAAGAAGAGGGCGCGGCAAGCGGTGGCCCTTACCTGCCTATGCCTCGGCACACACGAAAACGCCGGGCAACCCGCTTGCAGGGGAGCCACTTGTTGCGCCCTGGAGCGAACACATAGGCCATCGCTTATCCGACGATCCTGGACCCATCCGATTTGCCGCTCTTGCAATCGGCGGGCGCATGCGCCAGAATAGGGGGTGCAAGGGACCGGGCATCCGGTGGCCATTTCCGGCGGGGGTTTCCGCCGGACAACCCAAGGAGACACAGGACATGGAGATTTCCCGCAGGCATTTTCTTAACTCGTCGGCGGCGGTGCTGGCGGCGGGCGTCATGGCGCACGGGCGCGTCTGGGGCGCCAACGAGAAGATCGGGGTGTGCGTCGTGGGCGTGAACGGCCGCGGCGGCTCGCACATTGAGGGGTTCAGCAAGAGCCCGGATTCGGAGGTGGTGGCGCTGTGCGACGTGGACGCGCGGGTGCTGGAGCGCGTGGCGAAGCAGGTGGAGAAGGAGACCGGGAAGAAGCCGAAGACCTACCGCGACATGCGGGAGGCCTTCGCGGACCCGGATGTGGACGCGGTGGGCATCGCCACGCCGAACCACTGGCACACGCTGGCGGCGGTCTGGGCGGCGCAGGCGGGCAAGCATGTCTATGTGGAGAAGCCGGCGACGCACAACATCTACGAGGGCCAGCAGCTGGTGGCGGCGGCGGAGAAGTACAATGTGGTGATCCAGCACGGCACGCAGTCGCGCTCGGACAGGCAGTGGCTGCGCGACATCGCGCTGCTCCAGTCGGGGGAGATCATCGGGCCGCTGTACATGGCCCGCGGCCTCGGCTACAAGAACGGGAACCGCGGCGCCATCGGCAACGAGCCGGACTCGGACGCGCCCGAGACGCTCGACTGGGACCTCTGGCAGGGGCCGGCGTCGCGCAAGCCGTTCAACAAGATGTACCACCCCTACAACTGGCACTGGTTCTGGCACTGGGGCAACGGCGAGATCGGCAACCAGGGCATCCACCAGCTGGACATCGCGGCGTGGGGCATGAACCGGGGCCTGCCGGTGCGGGTGGACAGCGTGGGCGGCCGTTACACCTACGAGGACGCGGGCGAGACGCCGAACACGAACGTGGCCACGTTCATCTACGAGGACGGCACCATGCTGGTCTTCGAGGTGCGCAACCGCTGGACCAACGACGAGGGCGGCCGCATGCTCGGCGACAAGTTCGCGGGCGGCGTCGGCGTGGGCAACCTATTCTACGGCGACGGCGGCTACTATGTGGAGGACCAGGGCTTCTTCGACAAAAAGAACGAGCCGATCCCGGTGGACAACGCGAAATACCCGTTCCCGGAGTCGAAAGGCTGCTGGCAGAACTTCCTGGAGGCGGTGAAGGCGAACGACAAGACGAAGGTGTACGGCGACATGAAGGCGGCGCACGTCTCCTCCGGCATGGCGCACCTGGCGGGCATCTCCTACCGCCTGGGCACCTCGCTGAAGTTCGACCCGAAGACCGAGACCTTCACCGGCGCGCCGTCCGAGGCGAACGCGATGCTCACGCGCGAGTACGCGAAGGGCTTCGAGGTCCCGAAACTCGCCTGATCCCCTGCGGGGCCTGACGTCGGCGGGGCCTCCTGAGGTGGCATGGGCATCTTGACCATGTTCTTGAGCGTGCGCAAGCGCCCCGACCACGGGCTGGAAGCCCGTGCCACCTCAAGGGCGGCTTCGCGTGGGGAACCGGTCTGTGGTGCTTTGAAAAAACAGCGCCGGGCGCGGCTGCAGGGGCCGCGCCCGGCGTTCTTTCTAATCCGTCCGCTCAGTGGTGGGAGAAACAGCGCTCCAGGGTGAAGAGCATGGCCGCGCCGGCCTCGTTGCAGGCCTCGATGGCCTCGTAGTCGTTCATGCTGCCGCCGGGCTGCACGATGGCCGTGATCCCCGCGCCCGTGGCGGCATCCACCGCGTCGCGGAATGGGAAGAAGCCGTCGGACGCCATGACGGCGCCCTCCAGGGACTCGGCCCCCTTGTACTTCGCCTTGGCCTTGGCGATGGCCTGCTGCACCGCGCCCACGCGGTCCTGCTCGCCCGTGCCGACGGCGAGGGTCTGGCCGTTGCGCGCGATGACCACGCCGTTCGACCGCACGTGGATGTTCACATACCACGCGAAGAGCAGGTCGTCGAGCTCCTGCGGCGTCGCCACGCGGGCGATGTCCATGCGGCCCTTCTTCGGGTGGTCGTTGTAGGCGGGCACGAGGTCGGCCGTGGAGCGCACGCGCGACAGGTAGGGCTTCGCCAGCACGATGCTGCCGTCGTCGAACACCTTCATCTCCCACGCGCGCGGCGTGTCGTCCACGTATTTCGGCAGCGCGTCGAATCCGGGCGTCTGGATGATGCGGATGTCGCGGTTCCTCTTGAAGCGGTCGGCGTCCTGGAACGCCTCCAGGGCCCCGGGTGCGAAGGCCGGCGCCACCACGCACTCCACGATGGTCTGCATGATCTCCGCCGCCGTGTCGCCGTCCACCTCGCGGTTGAACGCGCACACGCTGCCGAAGGCCGCCTGCGCGTCCGCGTCGCGCGCGCGCTGGTACACCTCCACAAGCGGCTGGCCGCCGTTCTGCAGCGCCACGCCGGAGGGGTTGCAGTGCTTCATGACGGCGCAAGCCGGGCGCGGCATGAACTTAAGGATGCCGAGGGCGTGCTGCATGTCCTCGAGGTTGGTCTGCGACAGGCCGGCCTTGCCGGTCTTGAGCATCCTGTAGGCGCCGAGCACGAGCCCCTCGCCGTCCGCCGGACGGTAATACGCCGCCGGCTGGTGCGGGTTCGTGCCGTAGCGCAGGTCCTCCACCTTCACATAGGCGCGCCCGATCACGTCTATCGTCTCCGGGAAGTCCCCCTCGGTCCGGGTGCGGTACATTTTCTTGAGGTCCTGGTCGGCCATGGCGTGCGTCTCCTGGGTGGGGTTGCGGTTTGACGCCGCCTATTGTGCCACAGCGGCCCGCGCCGGGGCATCCCGCAGGGCAATCGCACTAAAATCTGGCCACCCTTTCTGACAAAGAGTTCTTTCGCCCCCTGCTCCGTGTTCTTTTCAACGCTGAAAGCGTTGCCGAATATAGCCCAGGCCAGGCCGCCGCCCGAAGGGCCAGGCCTGCCCTGGGTTGCCCGGACAGAAAGAATCATGCCCCAACGGGGCAGCCGAAATTGCGGCGGGGAGTGCCGTGCCGGCCTTGGGGGAAACGCGCGGTAACGGGTCGTCTTTTGTGTGCCCCCGCGCGGGCAAGCCCACGCGAAGAAAGGCGGCAGCAAGCTACCGCACTCCAAGGCGCTGCGCGCTGTGCGGACCCGGGGCTGCGGTAATGGGCGGCGGGCGTTGACAACACGGAGATAACCGGCTATAATTCTTTCCAGTTAGTGGCCTAACTGGAACAATTTCTTACCGGATGAGTGATCCATGCTGGAGACCGTCAAATCACTCCTGCTCGATTTTCAGGAAATGCGCCTGGACACCGGCGTGCCCCGCCGTCTGCAGATGGAGACGGTCCGGAACAAGGCCGCCGTGTGCATTGGCGTGCGGCGGAGTGGAAAGTCCACCTTTCTCTTCCAGTCCATAGAACGCCTCGTCGGCGGGGGAGTTCCCCGGGAGAACATCCTTTATCTGAACTTCTTCGATGACCGTCTTCATGGTCTCCGGCAGGACAATATCGGCCTCGTTATGGAGGCCTATTACTCCCTGTATCCCGAGAAGAAGGGCCGTGAGACAATCCATTGTTTCTTCGATGAAATCCAGGCGGTGCGGGGATGGGAGTCCTTTGTGGACCGGCTGATACGGACAGAGAAGTGCGTTGTCCACCTGACGGGCTCCTCGGCGGGCATG
This window encodes:
- a CDS encoding IMP cyclohydrolase, with product MADQDLKKMYRTRTEGDFPETIDVIGRAYVKVEDLRYGTNPHQPAAYYRPADGEGLVLGAYRMLKTGKAGLSQTNLEDMQHALGILKFMPRPACAVMKHCNPSGVALQNGGQPLVEVYQRARDADAQAAFGSVCAFNREVDGDTAAEIMQTIVECVVAPAFAPGALEAFQDADRFKRNRDIRIIQTPGFDALPKYVDDTPRAWEMKVFDDGSIVLAKPYLSRVRSTADLVPAYNDHPKKGRMDIARVATPQELDDLLFAWYVNIHVRSNGVVIARNGQTLAVGTGEQDRVGAVQQAIAKAKAKYKGAESLEGAVMASDGFFPFRDAVDAATGAGITAIVQPGGSMNDYEAIEACNEAGAAMLFTLERCFSHH
- a CDS encoding Gfo/Idh/MocA family oxidoreductase → MEISRRHFLNSSAAVLAAGVMAHGRVWGANEKIGVCVVGVNGRGGSHIEGFSKSPDSEVVALCDVDARVLERVAKQVEKETGKKPKTYRDMREAFADPDVDAVGIATPNHWHTLAAVWAAQAGKHVYVEKPATHNIYEGQQLVAAAEKYNVVIQHGTQSRSDRQWLRDIALLQSGEIIGPLYMARGLGYKNGNRGAIGNEPDSDAPETLDWDLWQGPASRKPFNKMYHPYNWHWFWHWGNGEIGNQGIHQLDIAAWGMNRGLPVRVDSVGGRYTYEDAGETPNTNVATFIYEDGTMLVFEVRNRWTNDEGGRMLGDKFAGGVGVGNLFYGDGGYYVEDQGFFDKKNEPIPVDNAKYPFPESKGCWQNFLEAVKANDKTKVYGDMKAAHVSSGMAHLAGISYRLGTSLKFDPKTETFTGAPSEANAMLTREYAKGFEVPKLA
- a CDS encoding penicillin-binding protein activator LpoB, which translates into the protein MRNLVALALCLVVAMICGCATSGVDNPGGIGPRRVDPSQPSKGEGTGVGSQDLQEVSDKMARSVLSTPAIANAQTPPVIGLLPVVNDTRFPINKDIFNKRIKALLNTQCRGAVQFVARDRIEAVEREREMKREGMVGSSGEGIMAGVDYFLTGELTGLSQASSTGQSDYILYTFRLINAETGIEEWEEFSEIKKEGVEDAAYR